One segment of Candidatus Nanopelagicales bacterium DNA contains the following:
- a CDS encoding DHA2 family efflux MFS transporter permease subunit, with the protein MAEMATVLIGKRRWVALCFLALGVSMIILDATVVNVAIPTMVRDLGLSTNDAEWINAAYSLTFAALLILFGRMSDRFGRRLIFMTGVIVFVIASALVALGMGATEIIGARALQGVGAAMILPSSLSIINAVFIGKSRAVAFAVWGGTIGGMAALGPVVGGWLTTYATWNWAFLINVPIGIIVLVGVLMSVPETKDLLARKGFDLAGTLLITLGLAGIVFALIEGQRYGWIKPINTFHLGSVDWPLENLSIVFVVGILGLLALVALIVIEKKKAAAGKIVILDLRLFKIRTFGFGNAVALVVSLGEFGLLFAIPLFLQATRGYNALQTGVILLALAAGSFVASGMGAPLAQRMGPVRVLQLGMLLEAVGIFGLGFVLSTEITGWGMAPWLFIYGMGVGFATAQLTGVILSEVPVADSGQASAVQSTSRQVGAAIGTAIIGTTLILGLGNVAVQLTDRGVPAAEAQQISDAVAGSAGQAIPGLASLPNGAVLIEGASAGFASAITLVAWVAGIFVLLGFITSLTLPKNAARVETEGYQPAKAQ; encoded by the coding sequence ATGGCCGAAATGGCGACAGTGTTAATTGGTAAGCGCCGCTGGGTGGCTTTGTGCTTCCTGGCTTTGGGCGTCTCCATGATCATTTTGGACGCAACTGTGGTGAACGTTGCCATCCCAACCATGGTGCGCGACCTTGGCCTTTCGACCAATGATGCCGAGTGGATCAACGCCGCCTACTCCCTGACCTTCGCAGCATTACTCATCCTGTTTGGTCGCATGAGCGACCGCTTCGGGCGACGCCTGATCTTCATGACCGGTGTGATTGTGTTTGTGATCGCCAGTGCTCTTGTAGCACTGGGCATGGGTGCCACCGAAATTATCGGGGCGCGCGCACTTCAAGGTGTTGGCGCCGCAATGATCCTGCCGAGTTCACTTTCGATCATCAATGCGGTATTCATCGGTAAATCGCGCGCTGTGGCCTTCGCCGTATGGGGCGGAACCATCGGTGGCATGGCCGCCCTTGGCCCAGTGGTGGGCGGCTGGCTGACCACCTATGCCACCTGGAACTGGGCATTCTTGATCAACGTACCAATCGGCATCATTGTGCTCGTTGGTGTGCTGATGAGCGTTCCTGAAACCAAGGATCTACTCGCTCGAAAAGGCTTTGACCTTGCCGGCACACTGCTCATCACCCTTGGTCTTGCCGGCATTGTGTTCGCACTCATTGAAGGTCAACGCTACGGCTGGATCAAACCAATCAATACCTTCCATCTGGGCTCTGTGGATTGGCCACTTGAGAATCTTTCAATCGTGTTCGTCGTAGGCATTCTCGGCTTACTCGCACTTGTTGCACTGATCGTCATTGAAAAGAAGAAAGCAGCTGCTGGAAAAATTGTGATTCTTGATCTTCGCCTGTTCAAAATTCGTACTTTCGGTTTCGGCAATGCCGTTGCTCTCGTGGTGAGCCTTGGCGAATTTGGTTTGCTCTTTGCAATTCCGCTCTTCTTGCAAGCTACGCGCGGCTACAACGCACTGCAGACTGGAGTCATCCTCCTGGCACTTGCTGCAGGGTCATTCGTAGCCTCTGGCATGGGCGCTCCTCTTGCCCAACGCATGGGTCCGGTGCGAGTCTTGCAACTTGGCATGTTGCTGGAAGCAGTCGGCATCTTTGGCCTGGGCTTTGTGCTCTCCACAGAAATTACTGGCTGGGGCATGGCGCCATGGCTGTTCATCTACGGCATGGGTGTGGGCTTTGCTACCGCACAACTCACCGGTGTGATTCTTTCTGAAGTTCCCGTTGCTGATTCAGGTCAAGCAAGTGCGGTCCAATCAACTTCCCGTCAGGTTGGCGCAGCGATTGGCACAGCAATCATTGGTACCACGCTGATCCTTGGCCTTGGCAATGTCGCGGTGCAACTTACAGATCGCGGAGTTCCAGCCGCTGAGGCGCAACAAATCAGTGACGCTGTTGCCGGATCAGCTGGTCAGGCAATTCCTGGTTTAGCGTCCTTACCTAACGGCGCTGTGTTGATTGAAGGTGCATCGGCAGGCTTTGCTAGCGCCATCACTTTGGTGGCGTGGGTTGCCGGCATCTTCGTACTGCTTGGTTTTATTACCTCGCTTACGCTGCCCAAAAATGCAGCGCGAGTTGAAACCGAGGGTTACCAACCAGCAAAGGCCCAGTAG